In Meleagris gallopavo isolate NT-WF06-2002-E0010 breed Aviagen turkey brand Nicholas breeding stock chromosome 14, Turkey_5.1, whole genome shotgun sequence, the genomic stretch CACGTATATATGTCAATGTACATTTCCAGTTTTCCTCCACTTGTGCCTCTTTAATTCTTTGCAGGACACAAACCTAAACTTATTGTTGtgaggttgtttgtttgttttctttttccatagtGCTGTCACCTTTTGTACTCACAGTAACTTTCTGCAGTCTGATAAAAAACAAGTCTATTCACTTAGTAGctgcaaaactgaaatacaataGTTATGCAGGACATGATAAAACTTTGAATAAATTTGCTAAGTGGTTACATTTTCATTAGAATGAAATACCACAGAAAGCAGATGTGTGTGTGAGTAACATGCCAGATATATGACAATACATAACCCTTctattttgtatatataaaCATGCTACCTGAGGCACTCtgaataaataatgaataaatcCATTTAAACTTGTcttacttgtttgttttatgacACTGTCATGAGCTCAATTAATGAGaaagaattttctcttttttctgttcattcagagttttatgttttttctatttaagaTATAAAAAATACAGGAATGGCTGGTTTCTGCTTCTATTAATATTTCTACTACGCTGGTCATCACACAACATGAAGACATCTTTAAAAGCCAAAGCTATTTgtaacaaagcattttttccttacCACTCCTCTGTTGTTCTTCAGCTCGCCATGACAACACAGAACACGTGAATTATCAATGAGTGAATCCCTCTGTCCTTCTTCAAGATAAATAAGTCTTTCTTTGTAGTACTGGCATTCAGATTCACCAGTCTTTATGTTGATTTCAGCCACTATACCCTGAATGATGTTAATctacaaaaaatgaaaacacatgaACTTTAATTAAACAGTCTGATATTCAGAGCTATCTTCACATAACTTGAACTGGAGCTGCAATAACACCATTTTAGTTTAGAGCatgtttttcattaattttatatgCATACCAGTCTGTAAGGGAACTGATATTAGCCACAATTTAAGCAGACCACAGTGTAAAAATagtcatttttgtttcttattctaACTTGACAAATAATGTGCTgtaaatctttttaaaagaaaataaataagaaaggaaaaaaatccaataacTCACAGCTTCTTCAAGATGCTGTTGATCTGGATGATCATTTGGTGTGTGTCTCAAAATCTCTCTGAGCAGTAATGGATATTTAACCAAACGGCTTCTTGGGATGTCAAGGAAATTCCAAAGGTCCAGTTTGCGACTAAAAGGTGACTCTAAGCAGCGCTGCAGGAAATCTTGCACTCTGTGATCTTGTTTCTTGTGATCCAGTAAGGCTTTGGCTGCTACCTGATTGCTGCAGTAGCTATCGTAGGAGTTTAAGCATGGAagctgaggaaaggaaggaataCATTTGAATAAATTATTCTGCAGCTGAAGTGAAACAGTTAGCTCTTCAGAACATCTCAAGCAATTCAAAATTTGAGAACTGATGCTGAGAGTCTCTGTATATTGATGACCATGTTTCCGAAATAATAAGCTCTCCAGTTTTCCTCTGATCATCTTGTTcatcatttaaattatttggaAGGATTAGCTCATCCCTCGGTTCCTTGAGATCCCCTACATTATTCCAAAGCATTAAGAATATCTGACCTAACAGTCGTGCACTATTTAATGCAGACGTTATTTGAACACGGAAGTCTGATTTTAATTATGATTTGAAACAAAAGCCTAGAAACGAGTATCATCAAACCTGGCCTGATTCAGATTAACAATATGCTGATCTGATATAGATGTTTCTGTTtgattagaaaaggaaaatacgAAAATAGAAAAGCATCTCTGCGCAATCAGGTTTATTCTTGAAGAGAACATAAGTTTTTTTTAGCTCTGCAGGACATTTTGTGATCAAAATATAATTAACATGGGGTTGTAAACACAATGATGATTTGCACAACTCCTACAAAATGAGCTTTTTCCTACTAAATTACGCACATTTGTTAAAGGAATAGAAAATTGAATACCTGATAGCTGATTGAGCTGACCTTGAAATCCTTCCTATACTGCCCTCAAGAATCTTAACCAAATTAAGATGATAGAACTgtgtttttaatgtgaaaaaaagcTTGCTTAATATTAGTTAAAACAATATATCTTTCTACAAATACTGGTATATTTACATGcaattatatataaaatcttCTCCAAAGGAAAAGTAGTCTTGTGTATTCAGGTCAAAAGAAGTTCACTGGTGTTCAAAGACACCAGAAAATATATACAGCTAAAATTAATTTATGCAAAGAAAACCAGAGATCATTTTTGACACTTTATCTTATCACTTATCATTAAGCGTAGCAGTGACAATGTTTCTTGCGTTTAGAATAAAGCACTGTTTTCACACAGACCAGCTAAATATCTATCATCACTTAATCCCTTAAAAACATTAAGCTCCTTTTCCTGCTACATTTAAGTAGTTAGATATAAACTTTTCACACATCTAAATCCTTAAATAAGAGCTACTTTTTCATACAATGAGCAACTGTATCAACAAAACTAACAAAACCTGTCTTTCAGAGCTTATGGTATTGTACAGGAGtgagctttttcttctgcaggcCAGTGTAAGTGTCTCTCTTGTAAACTCTGCCtttcaacaaacaaaaccctaGGAATTAGTCTCTCTGACACACTAACAACTATTTATCACCTTGATTGCAACAGAAAGGCATTCAGAAATGACTATAGAGGGGCCTTACACAATGTGACTCTTCAAAGCCTCATTTCTCTCAAAAACCAGAGCACAAATAAGAGCAGATCCTTAAGCGATCTACATCACATGAATAGACTCTAACTTGGTTTTTATTTGAAGCACATTAAGAAGTGCTCGTTTCCTGCATAGCAAGAGTTTTTAAAATCACAACGCAGTCTAAACCTTTCACAGTAAATCcctcaaaagagaaaaagttctgTTACGTCTCTAAACAGTTGTCTTTACCTaacaaaaatactttgagaatgtatttttgaaatgttatgCTAGGTATGGAAATTGTAAGTACTTCTGCAAATTGCAAATAAATGTTATTACTATGCTGCAGCTCCAAACTGAGTCCCaacattgattttaaaatgtgccTTACCCAGCCCACAAGGATATGGCCAACATGTTCTGTTGATCCATCAGATTTCCTGACTTCTTGAAGTCGCCTGAGAAGATCTaatcatgatttaaaaaaagggACATCACTTAATGAACCAGATGACTATAAAAACTAAATGCAATGATATAGCAGAAAAAGACTATTTGAGTTTTACCTTCATGTAAAGGAATTAGAGAGTCCAGTGTTCCAAAAATTTGGTTCAACTCTTGCTCTGTCATTATGGAAAGTTTAAGCATTGGGTCATGATAAGCCTGAAGATAAAAAAGGAGAGCACAAATTCATATATCACTGGTggttgaaaaagaaatgatggtATTTAAAGctcacataaataaaaatgagccAACTGCTGAGAATATTTTATGTTTCATAAGcatatctaattttttttaaatgaatgcatCATACTTTAGTTTTTTAGGAAAACAATTTTGAGgttggctttttattttcctcttacagTTCAAGCAATTGTAAAAAGCaaggattattttaaaagagataAATTATtgaatattgttttgttttgttttttaacttgtcCCCTCTCCACCCCCACATACATacacttatttcttttttaaacagacCTTTTTCGCTAGCTTCAGATCTTCTATTAAGTCTTCTTCTCCCTTGGAAAGTTCAAATATAGCCTATAAAAAAGACACAAAtgtcataaatatatatatatttaaactaATATAGTTAAGAAATAGTTGAGTCACAACTTCATACTGAATACTGAAAAAAGCTCCCTCATCTGGAAACACATTTgttggaaaagaaatatatagtTAGCAATAGGAGTAATTAACTACTTTAGTTCAAAAAATACCACCTATATAAGCATCAGCGTAAGACTGCCTTGTGTGCTGTATAATATATGCAGTAATGTAAGTTCCAGGCAGCCTAGAAGGTCAGAAGATAGATCttacaaaacactgctttggtTATGAGCACTTTTATTTTGCTATCGGTTCATATTtagttgtttgggttttttgttacAAATATCAAGTTATACTAAACAGCCTACTGATGTTAGTTACCTTTCTTGAAGAAGATTTGACACTTTAAATCTGgcagattaaaaataatctctatGCTAATACACTGATTTACCAGAATagctttgtatttatttgttataCAATTTCATTCTAAACTGGAGCACAATAAAGATAACAACACTGCGGTCAGAATTTTTAATATTGCAGTCAAGGCTTTAAACTCTCATAAATCATGGAATAACATCTTCAGCTACTGCAGATTATCCCAGCTTGATAGTATGCATACACAGAAGGCTTGCCATAGTGTAAGTTAACTGACTCCTGGAAGTGGTTCAGATATTGTGTTGTGGCATGCAGTGTAAGAACCAACATAAAGCAGAACCCTCATGGAAAGCTCCCATGGAAAGCTCATTTATCTAAGCTCTCTGAAAGGTCCAGGCTTCTGCTCCAAGACAGTATATTATGCTATGCAAACAGTTtctacagtttatttttcaataaaccTCCTTTGAAGTTTTCAATTCTAGAAGTTATTTCTGAGAATGATTTAGtgttaaaatctgaaaaagaaatgtctgaTGTTGTGGTTTGATTTATGACTTCTAGTCCCTGAAATACTCCGGGAGAGATTGTTACAAACTTTGCTGATACTACTATAAAATTTAGTTGAACTTATGCAAATAAATAAGTGATTGATACAGAGCAAAGAGAACCTGGAGTATGTGTGTGCAAACAGACCTCTAGAAGGTTATGGTTCCCATTTCTTGGCTACCTCACTTGATCACAGGGTTTGTGTCAAGACAAAGCAACTCGACCCAGTCAGTACAACAGACTTCTCCTTTATTGATCTCAGTAGCTTTGCTATTGGCATAACATGAACTAAGTAGGATTTGTCATGTGCAACACATTAAGAGCACTGatgttcatatttttttctttgcaagatACATTTTTGATTAATACAGAGCAAATATTACACTTTTCTGTGCATACATAACACCTGTACTTGAACTAGCATGCTCAACCATCAATATCAGAATGAAGTAAAACATCAGAGTATCAACCACCCCTACAGAAACTGTTACACAAAGCATGCACTTTCATGCAGTCAGAGTACAATGTATCTTAGTAACTTCACATTTTATTATAGAAATATGATGAGCTGTGTTTTAAGAAAGACTGTATCAGTCTAATAAAGGTTAAATTATAATGTCTGGAGATGGAATTCTACTTCTTGCAGAAATGGTGGTCTTCTGTTTAATTGCAAGAAAGCTTCAAGTGCTATCCTAATGTCTACTAGCATTTGTTACTCCATGATTTAAAGATGACTTCTGAACGTAAGAGTTAAAAAACACTAATAATTCAAAACTGTACCTCCTGACGCTTGATTTCTTTAGACGTAAGCATATGATTGACACAGACATCAAAGGTCTCACTCCACAGCTTGCTGTCTCTCCGCTTTGTGTTAGCAGCAGGCGTATTTCGAGACCACGGCCGTGGACTGAATAGATCTGGGCGACTGTCACTGCGGAAACTGATAGAGCGCTAGAAACACACAGAAGTGTAATTCTTGTTATATCAAATTCACATTTGGGCTTTTGTTCAGGTGGATTTACTTATATAATTCAAACATTTCTGAGtagtttttaaagtaatttagtagcatttttttttaccaggAATGTAAgaggttattttaaaaattctataCCTATGTCCATGTCCTATTATCAACATGTTTAGAACTGTACAAAACTAAACAGTACATTTATATACCATGTAAGAAGAATGAACTACAGTGATAATGCCAGAATGGTATGACACATCAACATGGCTGACTGAATAAAATTTCAATTCAGTAAACAGTCAGACAGGAATTATTCATACACAGCACAGATCAGATCCCTAACTCTGAAAACTATAGAATTTAATACAAATTTTAGAGACAAGAACTACTATGAATACTACTTGCTCATTTTGGAAGAATGCTTCATTTGTTACCTAGAAACTTACAAAACCTATGACAGTAAAATTTTGTATTGTAGTGTTGGCTGGTTTGTTCTCCGAGGCATGCTATTGCTCAGATGGCGTACAGAGATGTTATGGGCCTGGAGGATTTCAGATGGAATCATGCATTACATTAAACAGTAATAATGGTTTCAGTAATCTTTTCTCAGCTGGGCAGAAAAAAGGTTTATAAAGTGAGGGTGCCCTTCAAAACCTTACTATCTTGCTAAtcaattgtatttatttattagtagGCTATCAGAATTATGACAGATTCAACTGGTACCACTACTGCAGATACATAAATACAATCAGGATgtaaatttctttgttttaatgctCTGACCAAAGTGATTCTCATACATGAAGTAAACTTTTCTACTGGTAACTTCCTGCTTTTTCAGATAGTTCGAGCAAGAAACTAATTCACACAGAAAGTCTGAATGGTACCTGACTAAAAAGAATACGCATTATCTTTAAGGAAAAAGTATGCTAACAGTCAGATGTTACTGTTTATGATGAGCAACAAGTTAGATTCTGTTCACACCACCCTGTCCTACTTATTTCTTaggatttaaagaaaatgtgtttaaaaaaaatcagtgctagCAAATGGAAGATTATGAAATACTAGTACTGGATCTATCATaatataattattaataattctGGAGCCTTTAAACTGAGATGAAGTGTTCTAGGATCTCTAGTATGTATTAAAGTGTAATAAAAACGAAGTCAAATTTTAAGTTGGCCTTTTGTGTATTGAGATACTTTTTCCTATAGACTCATAGAAAGAGTTCAGGCTATAGATGAGTACTTTACAATCTCatattattttcaaagtattcctttcttgttttattaaaattagaGGCTTCACTCTGAAGTCTTACCTCTAAAATATCTCAAGTATTCTAAATTGTTCAAATATACTacatttctgttgttatttAAAACCTGCCTTATATAACACAGTCATCTTTCAATTGCTGCGGATAagaatattcaaaacaaaataaattcccTTCATTTTCAGGTTGAAAGCAGCATATACAAAGCACAATATTTGAAATTCTCCTCTGAAGACAGAAGCCCATGAAATGCTAACAATGCCTATAAATacaatgtttttaatttagaagacacaatataaataaaaactatgcttttttatttttatttttttaaataacaagtCATTCTGAGCCCTACTCGGAGTTGGCAAAACcccaaaaataaacacaacacATACACATGTATACATATACGAACCTCACAGAACTTTGCAAATCAGGTGCTAGTCTCCCTTCAAAATTtaagaagataaaagaaacacACGTGAAAAATATACGCTTAATTTATACTTATTATAATGAAGAATCACAGAGCCCGTTATTTTCACATGCAGATGGAAAGATTAGGGAAAAAGAGCCAGATATGTTGCAGTCACAAATCACCAACCACGAGAACAGCCAAGCAGAACTGTTGTCATTACATGACCCAAGGTGGAATGCCCCCTTCCATGCATTCCCATATACATCCTCAAGAATACAGCTCCTTCCTTTGtagtagttttctttttaaaggaatgtTTCGTgttgaatgaagaaaatacttatgaagaaacagagaagctgATCTTTACAGTAAATGCCCTGATCTTGAAAGCTTTTAACAAAAGATGATGTAACGTGTTATAAAACAACATGCACCCCATAATAGCAAACAAACTCCATATATGTtgagaaaagtaatttcttaCATCCACTGACAGTTACGTTTCTCTGTACTGCAGTGTGCTTGATATTATTCTCTACAGTTCTATATTACCTTCCATTGGACAGAAGGGGCATAAAAAGGCTGACACTCAGAAGGAAATCACACATCTTTTACTTCTTCAGATAAGTTGTAGAAATTGACTTGTAAAGCCACAAATAGAAACTAATGCATCACCAGAGAAATACTATTTAAtgttaaaattaatattttgtcaCGTGAAAGTCAAACAGACTTGAACTTTCAATGCTGTAACAGACAAGAATAGAAATGAGAAGTAAACTCAGTAAGTAAGcctaattttttttagaaagccAAATGAATGATTTCGATAAAACACTGATTACAGTCCAAGATGGACGTACATCATTCTAACCACCTAAGTTCTATTATTTTACcatctttttctgaaataaacacGTAGTACTTTAGTGGGAGCTAAAGTTTAGCtagcaaattttaaaaacaagttaaGGTTCTGTGCTGGTAGCTTGGCAGTTAccattaaggggaaaaaaaattaattgaacACTATGAGGAAACTGCAGAAATGTCAATCATTATTTCTACATCTTgagtcttttaaaaatgctttgttaGTTTCTGGCctccttaaaacaaaacaaaaaacctgccCAGGCTCATTGGTTAAAATCCATGCCTATTAAATTCTGAGACATTTAAATTTTCTTATAAAATCCAAAAATTAGAGGATTTTTGGAAGAATGAGGCCCCAGCTCTTGGTTGTGCTCACTGTATTTGTCTGACTGCAATAACATTCACTGACTATTACCAGACAGTTACTGTGAAGGGTGTATGTATTACTGATGTAAATTCTGGCCATTACAAACATTACTTTCAGGTGCACTACAGCAAACAGCCTTACATATTGAGAGAAGGGGACTAGAGATCAAAGTTCCAGCATTCAGACTAATGACAAGAAGagctttcttcttcagaatttttagaAACGTGTGGGGTATCTATGGAAGATAAAAACAATTTGGACGCTCTATTTAAATTCAAGACACACTGATGAAAACTGAAGTGGTGGAGGAAGCTAGCCAGACTTTAATTTTTCTCATCAGCAACAGCTGGAGTTCTTTTTCTTGTGCTGTATTCAGCCTAAGTCTGACAGCCCAGCTGTgaataaaaccaaacagaaacaaacagatcATGACAATCATTAGCCGTGCATGATGCAGACTAAAAATACAGCtaagaaataaagtatttttataGGTGGATAATTAGATAAGAATACCTGCTTAGCATTTGGCatcctgcagaaatgcagacagaAAGACACTCTGTTAGTGATGAAGTTAACAGACTTGTTCAGTTAACCTATAGTGTTCTACGTGACAGAAACACAGTGACCCAGAAAGGCTTCATGCATTTTGTTATTCCATATCTCAGGGAATACTGACAATAATTTGCAAAATGATAATGAAGTTGAGAAATAAGACACACAAACTGAtcaattctataattctacaatcaaaaaatatgcaaaacagCAGAAGTTGTCAAGAATGCAGTTAGGAAACACTGCAGAGCTCTCAGGTACAGAGGTGTTTCTCTTCAACCAGCATGTAGAAAATCCACTAATACAGAAGTTGCATGTACAGAGGTAAGGAAAATTACAcaccactttttttcttaatcaaacATATctttacttcaaaaataattatataagaagatttatttgaattttcatgAAAGAAATGCAGGATTTTCTGATTACTTTTGCTGATACTATTGGTGTTTGCTTTTTGATTGAAATAACAATCGAGATGCATGAAAATTGAcccaatgaaaaaaattaactttttttttttttttaagattattgaaaaacaaaacaaaaaaaaagaacaccttAAGGTTTTAACTTTAGGGCCCCACAGTAAGAAGTTAAAGCAAAACATCAACACAGGGGCTGTACATGCTCCCAAGTGATTTCCAATTAGGCACCTGAACAGAAAgtcagcctttttttccccctcttctgcTGCCGACAAAGTCAGATAAGAAGTCAATTTACAGTCAGATATAAAGCTTGTTTTGAGACACTGCCAGCATTCACCACCTGGAAATAGATTTGGATCTAGGACTTGGAGAACACGGAAGTCAACTTCTCATTGCAACTCTTCCAAGCTCAGTTACTTAGAGTAGAAGGCATGAAAAACATCACTGATTATTCCACTTAGAAGCAGAGAGTTacttaaaatacattcttttaaCCAAGAGGAACGGAGTAAGACAGGAATGCTCACAACAGCAGGACTTGCTACTTAAAACtcacaaaagcagagctcacaaaCCCACCACTTTagagagcatataaacagaaaggggaatggctgtttacatggTTAGTGATAGGCCAaggaagaatggttttaaactgagacagaggagatttaggttagaaattaggaggaagtttttcagccagagggtggtgaggcaccggaacaggttgcccaaggaggctgtggatgccccatccctggag encodes the following:
- the ARHGEF3 gene encoding rho guanine nucleotide exchange factor 3 isoform X3, with the protein product MVWCCFFVHYQKKRKQSTQDEDTISICSLDTSEPSNKRVKPLSRVTSLANLIPPVRATPLKRFSQTLQRSISFRSDSRPDLFSPRPWSRNTPAANTKRRDSKLWSETFDVCVNHMLTSKEIKRQEAIFELSKGEEDLIEDLKLAKKAYHDPMLKLSIMTEQELNQIFGTLDSLIPLHEDLLRRLQEVRKSDGSTEHVGHILVGWLPCLNSYDSYCSNQVAAKALLDHKKQDHRVQDFLQRCLESPFSRKLDLWNFLDIPRSRLVKYPLLLREILRHTPNDHPDQQHLEEAINIIQGIVAEINIKTGESECQYYKERLIYLEEGQRDSLIDNSRVLCCHGELKNNRGVKLHVFLFQEVLVITRAITHNEQLCYQLYRQPIPVMDLVLEDLQDGEVRLGGSIRGAFSNNERIKNFFRVSFKNGSQSQSHSLQANDSFNKQQWLNCIRQAKEKVACAGKAGVLSSEACFILSPNGSRVSQGETMIEQMDQSDSESDCSMDTSEISIDCERMEQTNPCENEKQIETNV
- the ARHGEF3 gene encoding rho guanine nucleotide exchange factor 3 isoform X2, whose amino-acid sequence is MVAKDYPFYLSVKRANCALDVEAASSPAKETEEPSNKRVKPLSRVTSLANLIPPVRATPLKRFSQTLQRSISFRSDSRPDLFSPRPWSRNTPAANTKRRDSKLWSETFDVCVNHMLTSKEIKRQEAIFELSKGEEDLIEDLKLAKKAYHDPMLKLSIMTEQELNQIFGTLDSLIPLHEDLLRRLQEVRKSDGSTEHVGHILVGWLPCLNSYDSYCSNQVAAKALLDHKKQDHRVQDFLQRCLESPFSRKLDLWNFLDIPRSRLVKYPLLLREILRHTPNDHPDQQHLEEAINIIQGIVAEINIKTGESECQYYKERLIYLEEGQRDSLIDNSRVLCCHGELKNNRGVKLHVFLFQEVLVITRAITHNEQLCYQLYRQPIPVMDLVLEDLQDGEVRLGGSIRGAFSNNERIKNFFRVSFKNGSQSQSHSLQANDSFNKQQWLNCIRQAKEKVACAGKAGVLSSEACFILSPNGSRVSQGETMIEQMDQSDSESDCSMDTSEISIDCERMEQTNPCENEKQIETNV